From one Prochlorococcus marinus str. MIT 0912 genomic stretch:
- the sfsA gene encoding DNA/RNA nuclease SfsA gives MIEIGKTIIKFPPLVEGILIKRYKRFLADVELADGEIVTAHCANTGPMKGVLWPGGRVRLKYSPSPKRKLDWSWEQAEVPSHNELKRCWVGINTSLPNKLIRNLIEANGLEKQLGLIANIKPEVKYGLEGKSRIDLLLKPETSNADSRNIYIEVKNTTWCEKTLALFPDTVTTRGQKHLKELMSISPDSRAVLIPCISRSDMEIFAPCDLADQLYGKLFREALSHGVEVIPCAFGFFSDRITWEGVKPFQSSQK, from the coding sequence GTGATTGAAATTGGGAAAACCATTATTAAGTTTCCCCCTCTTGTAGAGGGTATCTTAATTAAGAGATATAAGAGATTTTTGGCTGATGTTGAGTTGGCTGATGGTGAAATTGTTACCGCTCATTGTGCAAATACAGGACCGATGAAAGGGGTTTTGTGGCCTGGTGGTCGTGTCAGACTTAAGTACTCTCCCTCGCCTAAACGTAAATTAGATTGGTCTTGGGAGCAAGCTGAGGTGCCAAGTCATAATGAGCTGAAGAGATGCTGGGTTGGTATAAACACATCTTTACCTAATAAATTGATTAGGAATTTGATTGAAGCGAATGGCTTAGAGAAGCAATTGGGTTTAATTGCAAATATCAAGCCTGAAGTTAAATATGGTTTAGAAGGTAAAAGTCGAATTGATTTATTACTTAAGCCAGAAACAAGCAATGCAGATAGTAGAAATATTTATATAGAGGTTAAAAATACAACTTGGTGTGAAAAAACTTTGGCTTTGTTCCCGGACACGGTAACTACAAGAGGTCAAAAACATTTGAAGGAACTAATGAGTATTTCTCCTGATTCAAGAGCGGTTTTAATTCCTTGTATTAGTAGGAGTGATATGGAGATTTTTGCACCTTGTGATTTAGCAGATCAGTTGTACGGGAAATTATTTAGAGAGGCATTATCTCATGGGGTAGAGGTTATTCCATGTGCATTTGGTTTTTTTTCAGACCGCATAACCTGGGAAGGTGTTAAACCCTTCCAGAGTTCACAAAAATAA